In Oryza brachyantha chromosome 1, ObraRS2, whole genome shotgun sequence, the following are encoded in one genomic region:
- the LOC102709982 gene encoding acyl transferase 4-like, which produces MAAAAAVAAVAAAAAAAPTVSKAAPELVQPAGPTPRGALLPLSSIDKTAAVRVSVDFIQVFPPSAAGDQDAAAAVAKMRDGFARALVPYYPVAGRIAEPAPGNVLVDCTGEGVWFVEATASCALADVNNLERPLLIAKEHLLPRPPPEEKLEDLILMAQVTKFTCGGFAVGICFSHLVFDGQGAAQFLKAAGEMARGAPAPSVAPVWDRDAIPDPPKPPPRGPPPSFTAFNFVTQVVEISPESIARIKEDFRASTGEACSTFDAVTAVVFKCRAVAMALPDDAEVRLGFAASTRHLLAGVLPAVDGYYGNCVYPVGITRGSGAMREAALAEVVGVMREAKEALAVRFTDWLRGGAKDDHYNVPLDYGTVTVSDWSRVGFNEVDYGFGEPGYVFTLNDDVNIVASVIYLRPPAPKRGIRLMLRCVEEPHAAAFADELAKFA; this is translated from the exons atggctgccgctgccgcagtagccgccgtcgccgcggccgcggccgccgcgcccaccGTCTCCaaggcggcgccggagctggTCCAGCCTGCGGGGCCCACCCCGCGCGGGGCGCTGCTGCCGCTGTCGTCCATCGACAAGACCGCCGCGGTGCGCGTGTCGGTGGACTTCATCCAGGTGTTCCCGCCGTCGGCGGCCGGGGACCAggacgcggccgcggccgtggCCAAGATGCGGGACGGGTTCGCGAGGGCGTTGGTGCCGTACTACCCCGTGGCCGGGCGGATCGCGGAGCCGGCGCCCGGGAACGTGCTGGTGGACTGCACCGGGGAGGGGGTGTGGTTCGTGGAGGCCACTGCGAGCTGCGCGCTCGCCGACGTGAACAACCTCGAGCGCCCGCTGCTCATCGCCAAGGAgcacctcctccctcgcccCCCACCCGAGGAGAAGCTCGAGGATCTCATCCTCATGGCTCAG GTGACGAAGTTCACCTGCGGGGGTTTCGCGGTGGGGATCTGCTTCAGCCACCTGGTGTTCGACGGGCAGGGCGCGGCGCAGTTCCTGAAGGCCGCGGGCGAGATGGCGCGGGGAgcccccgcgccgtcggtgGCGCCAGTGTGGGACCGCGACGCGATCCCCGACCCACctaagccgccgccgcgcggtccgccgccgtcgttcaCGGCGTTCAACTTCGTGACCCAGGTGGTGGAGATCTCGCCGGAGAGCATCGCCCGCATCAAGGAAGACTTCAGGGCCTCGACGGGCGAGGCCTGCTCCACCTTCGACGCGGTGACGGCTGTGGTGTTCAAGTGCCGCGCGGTGGCCATGGCGCTCCCCGACGACGCCGAGGTCCGGCTCGGCTTCGCCGCCAGCACGCGGCACCTGCTCGCGGGCGTGCTGCCGGCGGTGGACGGGTACTACGGCAACTGCGTGTACCCGGTGGGCATCACCCGGGGCAGCGGCGCCAtgcgggaggcggcgctggcggagGTGGTCGGCGTGATGCGGGAGGCGAAGGAGGCGCTCGCCGTGCGGTTCACCGATtggctccgcggcggcgccaaggACGACCACTACAACGTGCCGCTGGACTACGGCACGGTGACGGTGTCGGACTGGAGCCGCGTCGGCTTCAACGAGGTGGACTACGGCTTCGGCGAGCCCGGGTACGTGTTCACGCTCAACGACGACGTCAACATCGTTGCGTCGGTGATCTacctccgcccgccggcgcccaAGCGCGGCATCCGCCTCATGCTCCGCTGCGTCGAggagccgcacgccgccgccttcgccgacgagctcgccAAGTTCGCCTAG
- the LOC102710161 gene encoding acyl transferase 9-like gives MAAAPTVTKSPPALVPPSGLTPGGSLPLSSIDKTAAVRVSVDFIQVFPFSSAAAAAGAPSEQVAAMREGLAKALVHYYPVAGRIAEPVPGEPEIDCTGEGVWFVEAEASCALEEARNLERPLCIPKEELLPRPPPEVRVEDTVLLAQITKFTCGGFSVGICFSHLVFDGQGAAQFLKAVGEMARGLPEPSLKPIWARDAIPNPPKPPLGPPPSFTAFNFEKSVVEISLDSIKRVKDQVASETNQKCSTFDVVTAMMFKCRTLAIDFAPDADVRLGFAASTRHLLNNVLPSVDGYYGNCVYPGGLSKTSQEVKDASLVEIVTAIREAKDVISTRFLDWMSGGAKENHYNVSLDYGTLVVTDWSHVGFNEVDYGFGEPSYVFTLNDDVNIVPSVVYLKPPKPKQGIRLVLQCVEPQHSAVFGEELQKLA, from the exons ATGGCCGCGGCGCCGACCGTCACcaagtcgccgccggcgctggtgCCCCCGTCGGGGCTCACCCCGGGCGGCTCCCTCCCGCTCTCCTCCATCGACAagaccgccgccgtccgcgtcTCCGTCGACTTCATCCAGGTCTTCCccttctcctccgccgccgccgccgccggtgctccCAGCGAGCAGGTCGCCGCCATGCGGGAGGGTCTCGCCAAGGCGCTCGTGCACTACTaccccgtcgccggccgcatCGCGGAGCCGGTCCCCGGGGAGCCCGAGATCGACTGCACCGGGGAAGGGGTGTGGTTCGTCGAGGCCGAGGCGAGCTGCGCGCTCGAGGAGGCGCGCAACCTCGAGCGCCCCCTGTGCATCCCCAAGGAGGAGctgctcccgcgcccgccgccggaggtGCGCGTCGAGGACACCGTGCTCCTCGCGCAG ATTACGAAGTTCACATGTGGTGGATTTTCCGTGGGCATTTGCTTCAGTCACTTGGTCTTTGATGGGCAAGGTGCAGCCCAGTTCCTGAAAGCAGTTGGTGAGATGGCAAGAGGGCTCCCTGAGCCATCACTCAAACCAATTTGGGCCCGGGATGCCATTCCCAACCCTCCCAAGCCACCTCTTGGACCTCCTCCGTCTTTTACTGCATTCAACTTTGAAAAGTCGGTCGTTGAGATCTCGTTGGATAGCATCAAGCGTGTCAAGGACCAGGTCGCAAGCGAGACCAACCAGAAATGCTCCACCTTCGATGTGGTCACTGCCATGATGTTCAAATGCCGTACTTTGGCTATCGACTTCGCGCCCGATGCTGATGTTCGTCTGGGTTTTGCCGCTAGCACGCGCCACCTGCTGAACAATGTGCTGCCTTCAGTTGATGGCTACTATGGTAACTGTGTCTACCCTGGGGGCCTCAGCAAAACCAGCCAGGAGGTCAAGGATGCATCTCTAGTGGAGATCGTGACAGCCATCAGGGAAGCCAAGGATGTGATTTCAACTCGGTTCCTCGATTGGATGAGCGGTGGTGCCAAGGAGAACCACTACAATGTGTCACTGGATTACGGCACGCTAGTCGTCACAGACTGGAGCCATGTCGGATTCAACGAGGTGGACTATGGGTTTGGCGAGCCGAGCTACGTGTTCACCCTGAATGATGATGTGAACATAGTGCCGTCCGTTGTTTACCTGAAGCCACCCAAGCCGAAGCAGGGGATCAGGCTGGTGCTGCAGTGTGTGGAGCCTCAGCACTCCGCGGTTTTCGGCGAGGAGTTGCAGAAGCTTGCATAG